A region from the Halobacillus mangrovi genome encodes:
- a CDS encoding YceD family protein: MKFPLQKLRQAVDEPFVFEEEVNISELEGMNNDIRRITPVHVKGQAITRGNDITVTFSIDGEMVLPCARTLVDVTYPFHIEAMELFNLSPYHTEEGDDEVHPVDGEMLDLTPYIKENVQLEIPTRVFSNDDEAHDEAPQEGKGWQVLSEEPEETKVDPRMAKLQSLFNDEKNE, encoded by the coding sequence ATGAAATTTCCTCTACAAAAGCTGAGACAGGCGGTAGACGAACCGTTTGTATTTGAAGAAGAAGTGAATATTAGCGAATTAGAGGGTATGAATAATGACATTCGCAGGATTACTCCTGTGCATGTTAAAGGTCAAGCGATCACACGAGGAAACGATATTACTGTAACTTTTTCAATTGATGGAGAAATGGTGTTGCCCTGTGCCCGGACGTTAGTTGATGTGACATATCCGTTTCACATTGAGGCAATGGAATTATTCAACCTTTCCCCTTATCATACAGAAGAAGGTGATGATGAAGTCCATCCAGTGGATGGAGAAATGCTTGACTTGACGCCTTATATCAAGGAAAATGTACAATTGGAGATTCCAACTCGCGTATTTTCTAATGATGATGAGGCTCACGATGAGGCCCCCCAGGAAGGGAAGGGCTGGCAGGTGTTATCTGAGGAACCTGAGGAAACAAAAGTGGATCCTCGAATGGCTAAACTGCAATCATTATTTAATGACGAAAAGAACGAATAA